The following proteins come from a genomic window of Chlamydiales bacterium:
- a CDS encoding amino acid carrier protein: MILLTGLYFTFRLKCLQLTKLKMGFSYLFKKKDSRMEGEISHYQAIASVLAGNFGTGNISGMAIALSTGGIGALVWMWVMTFLGSIIQYANCLLGVKYRSKNPKGEFVGGPMYYLSEGLRIKSVASIFSIFLIIGAFTVGNFVQMNSLVLPLQSIGIEPGTISLFMTFFIGLVIFQGRSHVAKVSSSIVPIMGLIYLGTATFILGNYPEKTFFAICNMFKAAWNGDSVVGGTFGFAFMTALSTGFHRAIFATDLGTGIAPILQANAKTHHPVVDGIVALTAPFVVMIVCTVTGLVLIVTGAFQTGLQSTNMVAAAFKEGIGSSGPFIVMASLVLFGYTTALAWAKCMERGVEFLIGQKFVRPFQLLYVILVPVGAFLRVDFVWILADIVLSAMLVLNLIGIVGLSKEVIHESYGFFLVDQIEKQNI; the protein is encoded by the coding sequence TTGATTCTACTGACCGGGCTATATTTTACTTTTCGTCTTAAATGCCTACAGTTAACTAAATTGAAAATGGGATTTTCCTATCTCTTTAAGAAAAAAGATTCAAGGATGGAGGGGGAGATCTCTCACTATCAGGCAATCGCTTCAGTATTAGCAGGAAATTTTGGTACAGGAAACATATCTGGTATGGCCATTGCTCTTTCCACAGGAGGCATAGGGGCTTTGGTATGGATGTGGGTCATGACTTTTCTAGGCTCTATTATTCAATATGCGAATTGTTTATTGGGAGTCAAGTATCGATCTAAAAATCCCAAAGGAGAGTTTGTAGGAGGGCCGATGTATTATCTTAGCGAAGGGCTAAGAATCAAGTCAGTCGCATCTATATTTTCAATTTTTTTGATTATTGGAGCCTTTACAGTTGGAAATTTTGTTCAGATGAATTCTCTCGTTTTACCTTTACAATCTATTGGGATTGAGCCTGGGACGATTAGTCTATTCATGACATTTTTCATTGGTTTAGTGATTTTTCAAGGGAGAAGCCATGTGGCAAAAGTCTCATCATCTATTGTTCCTATCATGGGTTTGATCTATTTAGGCACGGCGACTTTTATTCTAGGGAACTATCCAGAAAAAACATTTTTTGCCATTTGTAATATGTTTAAAGCAGCTTGGAATGGAGATTCTGTTGTAGGGGGTACTTTTGGATTTGCTTTTATGACAGCACTATCAACTGGGTTTCATCGTGCAATTTTTGCGACAGATTTAGGAACGGGGATTGCTCCCATCTTGCAAGCTAATGCAAAAACTCACCATCCTGTGGTAGATGGTATTGTTGCATTGACAGCTCCGTTTGTAGTCATGATTGTTTGTACAGTGACTGGACTGGTTTTAATCGTGACAGGTGCTTTCCAGACAGGTTTACAAAGCACGAATATGGTGGCAGCAGCTTTTAAAGAGGGGATTGGATCTTCTGGTCCTTTCATTGTAATGGCCTCACTTGTTCTATTTGGTTACACAACAGCACTTGCTTGGGCAAAATGCATGGAGAGAGGAGTGGAATTTTTAATCGGACAGAAGTTTGTTCGTCCTTTCCAACTTCTCTATGTGATATTAGTCCCAGTTGGGGCATTTTTACGTGTCGATTTTGTCTGGATTTTAGCAGATATTGTTCTCTCTGCGATGCTCGTCTTAAACCTAATTGGGATTGTAGGTCTTTCAAAAGAAGTGATTCATGAAAGTTATGGCTTTTTTCTAGTTGATCAAATAGAAAAGCAGAATATTTAA
- a CDS encoding SET domain-containing protein-lysine N-methyltransferase, with protein sequence MTLKISSKESSKIKEYSIQEFEEFFGLTYLKQLTFSDWRTEQSIRKKCRSAEKKRKIHPFSRWLGTYHFKELTQHMIPPVAIQWINEEIGYGLFSTKPFKQWQYIGEYTGVLRRRSLFFPNTNRYCFMYPREWISTHAYTIDSKKQGNYTRFINHDDSPNCESIAVYCQGLFHILLRTIKTISSGEELTYDYGNGYWRNRKKFQGKRL encoded by the coding sequence TTGACTCTAAAAATTTCTTCTAAAGAAAGCTCTAAAATAAAAGAATACTCTATCCAAGAATTTGAAGAGTTTTTTGGATTGACCTATCTAAAACAACTCACCTTTTCTGACTGGAGAACTGAGCAGTCGATACGCAAAAAATGCAGATCTGCTGAAAAAAAAAGAAAAATTCATCCATTCTCTCGATGGCTTGGAACTTATCATTTTAAAGAGCTCACTCAACACATGATTCCCCCCGTAGCGATTCAATGGATCAATGAAGAGATCGGCTATGGGCTTTTTTCTACAAAACCCTTTAAACAATGGCAATACATTGGTGAATACACTGGAGTTTTACGACGACGTTCTCTGTTTTTCCCTAATACGAATCGCTATTGTTTTATGTATCCACGCGAGTGGATCTCAACCCATGCCTATACGATTGATAGTAAAAAACAAGGCAATTATACTCGTTTTATTAATCATGATGATTCACCTAACTGTGAATCCATTGCAGTTTATTGCCAAGGTTTATTCCACATCTTATTACGCACCATAAAAACTATCTCATCAGGTGAAGAGTTAACCTATGATTATGGAAACGGATATTGGAGAAACCGTAAAAAATTTCAAGGAAAGAGATTGTAA